CGCAACCTCTTCTTCTGGGCCGTCGTGGGCACTTGGTCAGGTCCCCACTCGCCGATGCTTGGACGCGCCCGCACCGGGGCACCGCCGGTCAGGTCGAGATCAGAGGAGAACCTGCGCATAAAGGTGATCCTAACCACCGTCCCTGAGCGCGCGGCATCCGCGCCGTATGGCGCAAGCACGCCGTGGGTCAGCCGCGGGCAACAGCGGCCAGGTCGGCCAGCGCGCGGAAGGCATCGACCGGGTCGGCGGACGCCAGGCCGCACGCGGGTGTGATCGCCAGGCGCCTGTCCGCGGGACCGCCGGGGTCGGCCTCCAGCTTCCTACGGCACTCGTCGAGTGCTCCCCTGATCGCATCAACTCCGAACCCGGGGGTGGATGTGGACAACAGGCCGAGCCACAGCGCGTGGTCCATGCCGGGCCCCGGTTCTGCGGAGAACCATTGTGCCAACGCGTCCCATGAGCCAGCGTCCAGGCGTTGGGTGTCGATGCTCAGTGCGTCCGGAACCGCGGCCGCCAGTTCCGTCAGGGGTGGGCGGTCAGCGCAGCAGTGAATCACCACGATGTCCTCGGCCGCCCCACGCGTGGCGTCAACGCAGGCACCCAAGGATTCCTGTACCTCCTGGGCCTCAACCGCCGGCAGGCGGCGACGGCCCGACTCGTCAGGGATCGCCCCGGCCAGCACGGCCGGCAACGCCGGCTCATCGATCTGCACCGCCAGGGGACGATCCAGCTGACTGCGAGTATGGGCGATGCGGTCCACGGCCCCCGCCAGCCACGCCTGGGCCAGGTCCCGACGCGCGCCGGCGTCACCCACGGCACGTCCGCCACGGACGAGGTCGAGACTGGCCAGCAGCGTCCAGGGACCGGCCATCGTGAGCGTAAGGGTCCCCTGCCAGTCCTCGATCACCTCAGCGGTCATGGTCACGTCGTCGTTGAACAGGGCGGCGGCCCTTCTGCCAACAAGGGAAGGTCCCGGGGCGAGGCGCCACCCCGAGGGTCGCCGATCGAACGGCATATCGGGCAATATGGCGGCCGTGCGGGCAATCATCGAGGCCTGCGGGCCCCGGTCGGGCAGCTCGACGATGGGAGCCCTGTCGGGCAGTTCCCCGAGGACTGCGTGCGCGGTGGCGCGCAGGTCCGTGCCGGCGAACGAGCCCAGGGCGGTGGCGATCATGGCTTGATCCTCGCATGTGAGGGGGAGGTCCCGTCCCCCGTGGCCCTATTCGTGCTCAGGGACCATGGATGGGCCGGGGGCATGACTGGCAACGATCTCGGCAGCGCCGCGCACCCGATCAGCGTCATAGAAGACGATGAACTGTCCGGGTGCAACCCCGGAGACGGGCTCAGCGAAGTGCACGCGCAGTTGCCCGTCCGCCTCCTCGAGGCGCGCCGGCACCGCCCGTCCATGTGCCCGGAACTGCACGAGTCCCCGCCAGTGCGGGCCGAGTGGCATGCCGGTGTCGGACAGGTCTTCGACATCCACCTGACCCACCAACAGCTCGCGACCCTGGCCGACGTGCACCGTGTTGGTCGCGGCGTCCAGGGCGGTGACATAGCGAGGCTTGCCATCGTCTGCGGGTCGACGCAGGCCGAGTCCCTTGCGCTGCCCCACGGTGAAGTGCTGGATTCCGTGGTGCGTGCCGAGCACCGTCCCCCGGGCGTCGACGATGTCTCCCTGCCGGTCCGCCAGCCGGTCAGCGAGGAACTCGGCAGCTCCTCCCTGGGTGACAAAGCAAATATCGGTGGAGTCCGGCTTGTGGGCCACGGGAAGGCCCCTGC
The window above is part of the Propionibacterium freudenreichii subsp. freudenreichii genome. Proteins encoded here:
- a CDS encoding uroporphyrinogen decarboxylase/cobalamine-independent methonine synthase family protein, with amino-acid sequence MIATALGSFAGTDLRATAHAVLGELPDRAPIVELPDRGPQASMIARTAAILPDMPFDRRPSGWRLAPGPSLVGRRAAALFNDDVTMTAEVIEDWQGTLTLTMAGPWTLLASLDLVRGGRAVGDAGARRDLAQAWLAGAVDRIAHTRSQLDRPLAVQIDEPALPAVLAGAIPDESGRRRLPAVEAQEVQESLGACVDATRGAAEDIVVIHCCADRPPLTELAAAVPDALSIDTQRLDAGSWDALAQWFSAEPGPGMDHALWLGLLSTSTPGFGVDAIRGALDECRRKLEADPGGPADRRLAITPACGLASADPVDAFRALADLAAVARG
- the mnmA gene encoding tRNA 2-thiouridine(34) synthase MnmA, translated to MRVAVALSGGVDSAVTAARVVEAGHEAMGVHLLLGAGSVPETRDARAVADAVGIRLVVWDLRDRFEDRVLDYFTTSYAAGRTPNPCLRCNREVKFRGLLSRGIAEGFDAVATGHYARLEPAPDGSIGLHRAANTRKDQSYVLGVLSQDDLRHCLFPLGTVTTKDEVREEAERRGLPVAHKPDSTDICFVTQGGAAEFLADRLADRQGDIVDARGTVLGTHHGIQHFTVGQRKGLGLRRPADDGKPRYVTALDAATNTVHVGQGRELLVGQVDVEDLSDTGMPLGPHWRGLVQFRAHGRAVPARLEEADGQLRVHFAEPVSGVAPGQFIVFYDADRVRGAAEIVASHAPGPSMVPEHE